A window of the Mucilaginibacter sp. cycad4 genome harbors these coding sequences:
- a CDS encoding NAD(P)-dependent alcohol dehydrogenase: protein MIETKAYAAQSETTPLAPWTFERREVGAHDVQFDILYCGVCHSDLHQIKNDWFPGIFPMVPGHEIVGRVVKVGEHVKGFKVGDLAATGCLVDSCRVCENCKRDLEQYCLNGNSQTYNGLEQDHKTPTYGGYSNTIVVNEDFVLHLKEGVDLAAVAPLLCAGITTYSPLRHWKVGKGHKLAVLGLGGLGHMAVKFGVAFGADVTVLSTSPKKEEDAKKLGAHHFVVTTDPKQVEAAKNSFDFILDTVSAEHDFNMYLSLLRTDGVHICVGVPPKPAQIAAFSLLGGRKSLAGSGIGGIKETQEMLDFCAENNIVSDIEMIDIKDIQTAYDRMEKGDVRYRFVIDMATL, encoded by the coding sequence ATGATTGAAACAAAAGCGTATGCTGCGCAAAGTGAAACCACACCGCTTGCTCCCTGGACTTTTGAGAGGCGCGAAGTTGGTGCCCACGACGTGCAGTTTGATATTTTGTACTGCGGCGTTTGCCACTCCGACTTGCACCAGATCAAAAATGACTGGTTCCCCGGCATTTTTCCAATGGTACCCGGACACGAAATTGTTGGCCGCGTAGTTAAAGTTGGCGAGCATGTAAAAGGTTTTAAAGTTGGCGACCTTGCCGCTACCGGCTGTTTGGTTGACTCATGCCGTGTATGCGAAAACTGTAAACGCGATTTGGAACAATATTGCCTCAATGGCAATTCACAAACTTATAACGGTCTTGAGCAGGATCATAAAACACCTACTTACGGTGGTTACTCAAACACCATTGTTGTTAATGAGGATTTTGTGCTGCACTTAAAAGAAGGTGTTGATCTTGCCGCTGTTGCCCCGCTGTTATGCGCCGGTATCACCACTTACTCGCCGTTAAGGCACTGGAAAGTAGGCAAAGGCCATAAGCTGGCTGTGCTTGGCTTGGGTGGCTTAGGCCACATGGCGGTTAAATTTGGTGTTGCCTTTGGTGCCGATGTTACCGTATTAAGTACATCGCCTAAGAAAGAAGAAGACGCTAAAAAATTAGGTGCTCACCATTTTGTGGTAACTACCGATCCAAAACAGGTTGAAGCAGCTAAAAATTCATTCGATTTTATTTTGGATACCGTATCGGCCGAGCATGACTTTAACATGTACCTGTCATTATTACGTACCGATGGCGTTCATATTTGCGTAGGCGTACCGCCTAAGCCAGCACAGATTGCTGCCTTCAGCTTATTGGGTGGCCGTAAAAGCTTAGCTGGTTCAGGAATTGGCGGCATTAAAGAAACCCAGGAGATGCTTGATTTCTGTGCCGAAAACAACATTGTTTCGGATATTGAAATGATTGATATCAAGGATATTCAAACCGCTTATGACCGTATGGAAAAAGGCGATGTGCGTTACAGGTTTGTAATTGATATGGCTACTTTGTAA
- a CDS encoding carbon-nitrogen hydrolase family protein, with protein MKIAIATPPFPKSINDGLQQAEKLIEDAASQQAEVICFPESYIPGYPGMIADPEPTSPVILQSALDEVCRMAAKNNIAVIMPMDWYSEGGLLNVAHIISKTGDILGYQTKNQLDPSEDAIWVPGSQRSIFEINGLKLGVTICHEGFRYPESVRWAARAGAHIVFHPHFSGSNTDGVLLTEWGSMANPYYEKAMMMRALENTIYFASSNYGSLYPESASSVIAPDGTCLAYQAYGTTGVIVVDIDTEKATGYLAKRFKPKLYNY; from the coding sequence ATGAAAATAGCCATTGCCACTCCCCCTTTCCCAAAATCAATTAATGATGGTTTACAACAAGCTGAAAAACTGATTGAGGATGCAGCATCGCAACAGGCAGAGGTTATCTGCTTCCCTGAATCATACATACCGGGATATCCGGGTATGATAGCTGATCCCGAACCAACATCACCGGTAATATTGCAATCGGCATTGGATGAAGTGTGCAGGATGGCAGCTAAAAATAATATAGCAGTAATTATGCCCATGGATTGGTACAGCGAAGGCGGGCTTTTAAACGTCGCACATATAATATCCAAAACCGGCGATATACTTGGCTATCAAACCAAAAACCAGTTAGATCCCTCGGAAGATGCGATTTGGGTTCCGGGCAGCCAACGTAGTATTTTTGAAATAAATGGATTAAAACTTGGCGTTACCATTTGTCACGAAGGGTTCCGTTATCCCGAATCTGTGCGATGGGCGGCACGTGCTGGCGCACATATTGTTTTCCACCCGCATTTTTCGGGCAGTAATACTGATGGTGTATTGCTTACCGAATGGGGCAGTATGGCAAACCCTTATTATGAAAAGGCTATGATGATGCGCGCTTTGGAAAATACCATCTATTTTGCCAGTTCAAACTACGGTTCGCTTTACCCCGAATCGGCAAGCTCAGTTATAGCACCGGATGGCACTTGTTTAGCTTACCAGGCCTATGGAACAACAGGCGTAATTGTAGTTGATATTGATACAGAAAAGGCTACCGGCTACTTAGCCAAAAGGTTTAAGCCGAAGTTATATAACTATTAA
- a CDS encoding SDR family oxidoreductase translates to MENKNKIAIVTGGSRGLGKDMALRLAEKGIDVILTYNTNADEAAKVVNLIEQSGAKAAALQLNTGVIKSFDAFAEKLRRVLTDKFKTNHIDFLINNAGQGGYSAIPDVTEEFFDDLLNVHFKGIYFLTQKLLPLINDGGGIVNVSSGLTRVSVPGSSAYASMKGAVETFTRYLAKELGGRGIRANVVAPGAIMTDFGDGHLRNSEELQKMVSSVTALGRPGVPEDIGGVVAFLCTEDARWVNAQRIEASGGMFV, encoded by the coding sequence ATGGAAAACAAAAATAAGATTGCTATAGTAACCGGCGGCAGCCGCGGATTAGGCAAGGATATGGCCTTAAGGCTTGCTGAAAAAGGCATCGACGTTATCTTAACTTATAACACCAATGCCGATGAAGCAGCGAAAGTTGTTAATTTAATTGAACAAAGCGGCGCAAAGGCTGCAGCGTTACAACTAAATACAGGAGTAATTAAAAGCTTTGATGCCTTTGCAGAAAAGCTCCGCCGGGTATTAACTGATAAATTTAAAACCAACCATATTGATTTCCTGATCAATAATGCCGGGCAAGGTGGCTACAGCGCTATCCCCGATGTTACCGAAGAGTTTTTTGACGACCTATTGAATGTTCACTTTAAAGGCATATACTTTTTAACTCAAAAGTTGCTCCCGTTGATAAACGATGGCGGCGGTATTGTGAATGTTTCGTCCGGGTTGACACGTGTATCGGTACCCGGCTCTTCCGCTTACGCTTCAATGAAGGGCGCTGTGGAGACTTTCACCCGTTACCTGGCTAAAGAGCTTGGAGGCAGGGGCATCCGGGCTAATGTGGTTGCCCCCGGAGCTATTATGACTGATTTTGGCGATGGCCATTTGCGTAACAGCGAGGAGCTGCAAAAAATGGTGAGCAGCGTAACAGCCTTGGGCAGGCCCGGTGTTCCGGAAGATATCGGCGGCGTTGTTGCCTTTCTGTGTACAGAGGATGCACGTTGGGTAAACGCTCAACGCATTGAGGCTTCGGGCGGGATGTTTGTTTAA